A part of Prolixibacteraceae bacterium genomic DNA contains:
- a CDS encoding SusE domain-containing protein: MKYSKILLGVMAILFAFTSCENKDDVGTVKPITAPLIQNPDGSASYVLEEADANGSFDTFLWTDAYLGEGLTPTYELQFDLGTGDFSDPKKISDIDKNYYSIKVGDMNQMLRELGTTAGVLSNIQCRVVAKSGEMVQTSTAVSFLVNRYIYQDEIITIGLYGTSVGEQEFLPMVPNVDRTQWSIITPLEVGNFIFKDNSYRQTTYGVDPDNAGMTIENGGNSITTVAKTYRVTFDLTTKAYTIEDYTFPDNLYVVGSWNNWVNKTVAGPGETLPALMRNVKIGNYEAYVYFADKGGFKFITELGSWDTQYADDSNNPANGNLTLGGGDIPVVAGGMILITADLIGMKWTTTQTNWGVIGDATPGGWDTDTDLVVDENTHLLSVTLDLTAGAIKFRANDDWALNYGDADMNGELDQDNDNNITITDAGNYTITVNFNQYPYTYTLVKN; the protein is encoded by the coding sequence ATGAAATACAGCAAGATATTATTAGGTGTGATGGCGATCTTATTCGCCTTTACATCTTGCGAAAATAAAGATGATGTGGGAACAGTAAAACCTATTACTGCTCCATTGATCCAGAACCCTGATGGTTCTGCTAGTTATGTGCTCGAAGAGGCAGATGCGAATGGCTCATTTGATACATTCCTGTGGACAGATGCATATTTAGGCGAAGGTTTAACACCAACATATGAATTGCAATTTGATTTAGGAACAGGTGATTTTTCTGATCCTAAGAAGATCTCTGATATAGATAAGAACTACTACTCTATAAAAGTTGGAGATATGAATCAGATGCTTCGTGAACTTGGAACTACTGCTGGGGTATTGAGTAATATTCAATGTCGAGTGGTGGCCAAATCAGGTGAAATGGTTCAAACCTCTACAGCAGTAAGCTTTTTGGTGAATAGATATATTTATCAAGATGAGATTATAACGATAGGTCTATATGGAACATCTGTTGGAGAACAAGAGTTCTTGCCAATGGTTCCAAATGTGGATAGAACACAATGGTCTATTATTACACCTCTAGAAGTAGGTAACTTTATTTTTAAAGATAACTCTTATAGACAGACTACTTATGGAGTTGATCCTGATAATGCAGGTATGACTATTGAGAATGGTGGTAATTCAATAACGACAGTAGCTAAAACATACCGAGTAACTTTTGATCTTACCACAAAAGCATACACTATTGAAGACTATACGTTCCCTGATAATTTATATGTTGTAGGTTCATGGAATAATTGGGTTAATAAGACAGTTGCAGGTCCTGGAGAGACATTGCCTGCACTTATGAGGAATGTAAAGATCGGAAACTATGAAGCTTACGTTTATTTTGCAGATAAAGGAGGATTTAAATTTATTACAGAATTAGGTTCTTGGGATACTCAATATGCAGATGATAGTAATAACCCTGCGAATGGTAATTTGACTTTAGGTGGTGGAGATATTCCTGTTGTAGCGGGTGGTATGATCCTTATCACTGCAGATCTAATTGGGATGAAGTGGACTACTACACAAACTAATTGGGGCGTAATTGGTGATGCAACTCCTGGGGGTTGGGACACTGATACTGATTTGGTTGTTGATGAAAACACACATCTTTTAAGTGTTACTCTTGATCTTACTGCAGGAGCAATAAAATTTAGAGCCAATGATGATTGGGCACTAAACTATGGAGATGCAGATATGAATGGTGAGTTAGATCAAGACAATGATAACAACATCACAATTACAGATGCAGGAAACTATACAATCACTGTAAACTTTAATCAGTATCCATATACTTACACGCTTGTCAAGAATTGA
- the pheS gene encoding phenylalanine--tRNA ligase subunit alpha, translating into MLDKIKSLYTEIESLKASSKEEVEEVRVKYLSKKGLIGQLFGDFKNVAPEQKREVGAKINELKSFATTKINDLKESFEQSDMGAQGADLTLPGDAFEMGTRHPLAIVRNEILDIFNRLGFTISEGPEIEDDWHVFSALNFPEEHPARDMQDTFFIEKNPDILLRTHTSSVQVHEMEELNPPIRTVTPGRVFRNEAISARAHCMFHQIEALYIDKDVSFADLKQTLMFFARELFGEKTEIRLRPSYFPFTEPSAEMDVSCLICGGKGCNVCKGTGWLEILGCGMVDPNVLESSNIDSKKYSGFALGMGIERIAMLKFGVNDLRLYFENDVRFLKQFKGAN; encoded by the coding sequence ATGTTAGATAAAATCAAGTCGTTATATACTGAAATTGAGTCGCTTAAGGCTTCTTCAAAAGAGGAAGTAGAAGAAGTGCGTGTAAAGTATTTAAGTAAGAAAGGTCTTATAGGACAGCTCTTTGGTGATTTTAAGAATGTAGCTCCAGAACAGAAAAGAGAAGTGGGGGCAAAAATTAATGAGCTAAAAAGCTTTGCTACGACCAAAATTAATGATCTAAAAGAGTCTTTTGAGCAGTCGGATATGGGTGCGCAAGGAGCAGACTTAACTTTACCTGGTGATGCTTTCGAGATGGGAACACGTCATCCCTTAGCTATTGTTAGGAATGAGATTTTAGATATCTTTAATAGACTTGGTTTTACCATTAGTGAAGGGCCAGAAATTGAAGATGATTGGCATGTCTTTTCTGCATTGAACTTCCCAGAAGAGCATCCTGCTCGTGATATGCAGGATACATTTTTCATTGAGAAGAATCCAGATATCTTGCTACGTACACATACCTCTTCTGTTCAGGTACATGAGATGGAAGAACTGAATCCACCTATTAGAACAGTTACACCAGGTCGAGTATTCCGTAACGAAGCTATCTCAGCTCGTGCTCACTGTATGTTCCATCAGATTGAAGCACTTTATATTGATAAAGATGTTTCTTTTGCAGATTTGAAGCAAACGTTGATGTTCTTCGCGAGAGAACTATTTGGTGAGAAGACGGAGATTCGTTTACGCCCATCTTACTTCCCTTTTACTGAACCATCTGCTGAAATGGATGTTTCATGTTTGATCTGTGGAGGTAAAGGATGTAACGTGTGTAAAGGAACAGGTTGGTTAGAAATTCTTGGTTGTGGTATGGTTGACCCTAATGTGTTAGAGTCGTCAAATATCGATAGCAAGAAATACTCTGGTTTTGCATTGGGTATGGGTATTGAACGTATAGCAATGCTTAAATTTGGAGTAAATGATTTAAGACTTTATTTCGAGAATGATGTTCGTTTCTTAAAGCAATTTAAAGGGGCCAATTAA
- a CDS encoding FAD-dependent oxidoreductase encodes MKYDVIIVGAGPAGIFAAYEIVKTRNDLKILMLEKGRNIYKRVCPKHHNGGTCVHCKPCSITTGWAGAGAYSDGKLSLSHEVGGHLPEYIGVDETQEMIKYVDDIYLEIGADSTVVGEVETPEMKEVRKRSIDANLKLVHCPVRHLGTERTQDLYRELYERVIASGCVEVLFNTPVENLVIEDHTIKGVTTHDATFFGDYVIASVGREGSNWLLSECEAHKISTEVGIVDIGVRVECRNEVMQEINDNFYEAKMIHYTKTYDDKVRTFCSNPGGFVASEYYDNGKLAVVNGHSYKELKSDNTNFALLVSQKFTEPFRSPIEFGKHIAALGNMLTNNKLLVQRFGDIIRGRRTTKERLYRNNIIPTLKDAVPGDLGLVLPHRILTDLIEMIEALDKVTPGLASDETLLYGTEVKFYSNVIKVKPTFETESVKNLYAAGDGAGITRGLMQASVNGVMIAREICKLKG; translated from the coding sequence ATGAAATACGATGTTATTATTGTGGGTGCAGGGCCCGCGGGGATTTTTGCGGCTTATGAAATAGTTAAGACGCGTAACGATTTGAAAATCTTGATGCTTGAAAAAGGACGAAATATCTACAAAAGGGTATGTCCTAAGCATCACAACGGAGGAACTTGTGTTCACTGTAAGCCATGTAGTATAACTACTGGTTGGGCTGGAGCAGGAGCTTACTCTGATGGTAAATTGTCTCTTTCTCATGAAGTGGGAGGACACCTTCCAGAATATATTGGAGTGGATGAGACACAAGAGATGATCAAATATGTTGATGATATATATCTTGAGATTGGTGCAGATTCTACTGTTGTAGGAGAGGTTGAAACACCAGAGATGAAAGAGGTTCGAAAGAGGTCTATTGATGCTAATCTTAAATTAGTGCATTGTCCTGTTCGACATCTTGGAACGGAAAGAACACAAGATCTATATCGAGAATTGTATGAAAGAGTTATTGCTTCTGGTTGTGTTGAAGTTCTGTTTAATACACCTGTTGAAAATTTGGTAATTGAAGACCATACGATTAAAGGAGTAACGACTCATGATGCTACGTTCTTTGGAGATTATGTGATTGCATCTGTTGGACGTGAAGGTTCTAATTGGTTGTTGTCAGAATGTGAAGCTCATAAAATATCAACAGAAGTTGGTATTGTTGATATCGGAGTTCGTGTAGAGTGTCGAAACGAGGTGATGCAAGAGATTAATGATAATTTCTATGAAGCCAAGATGATTCACTATACAAAGACCTATGATGATAAGGTGAGGACATTTTGTTCCAATCCAGGTGGTTTTGTTGCTTCGGAGTATTATGACAATGGCAAACTAGCAGTAGTGAATGGCCATAGTTATAAAGAACTGAAGAGCGATAATACTAATTTTGCATTATTGGTTTCACAGAAATTTACCGAGCCGTTTAGGTCTCCCATTGAGTTTGGAAAGCATATTGCTGCTTTGGGGAATATGTTGACAAACAATAAGCTATTAGTTCAACGTTTTGGGGATATCATTCGTGGACGTAGAACGACTAAAGAACGTTTATATAGGAATAACATTATTCCGACATTGAAAGATGCTGTACCAGGTGATTTAGGGCTAGTTTTACCTCATCGAATCTTAACAGATTTAATTGAGATGATTGAAGCTTTAGATAAAGTAACTCCAGGTTTAGCAAGTGATGAAACGCTACTTTATGGAACAGAAGTCAAGTTCTATTCAAATGTGATTAAGGTAAAGCCAACATTTGAAACAGAGAGTGTGAAAAACTTGTATGCTGCTGGTGATGGTGCAGGTATAACACGAGGTTTGATGCAAGCATCAGTAAATGGTGTGATGATTGCTCGTGAAATTTGTAAATTGAAAGGGTAA
- a CDS encoding T9SS type A sorting domain-containing protein, with protein MKRIILLVLLWTSIVGAGVAENITDFSFTTVPEECTSNAPITIRFDAKNFDVESKWGGAYVWIWIDGVGNPSNQGDWSNTNDAFKMTREGTSSVYTYTFTPTTLWAGTDFSSISRIGFLVKDKSGSGKTSDLSISFAENTISVTTSPASFNSADQVTLTVDTKGQDTFDGWGNIYLWIWQEGMTGVTNPSDQGTWGDTSEKYKMEHVPGTTKYRYTFTPTELWPGIPGSLMSKLGVLFKKKDGSKSSDNFYFDVTKGGFMLDTEGLDNGQQILEGSTLSFTSTATESASLSIYIDNIKVKEVSGNTISYDFIPSGVKSGTIEIQAAKGGQVISNKFTYLSYGATVSEERPEGAIAGISYPTATSARLVLYAPNKQNVFVLGDFNTWEVSSPYQMKRDGDYYWLDINGLTSGEEYAFQYFIDGTILVADPYTDKILDPWNDQYITNETYPDLKGYPVGKTEGIVSVLQPGQTPYKWSVNDFTVPQSSKLMIYELLVRDFDSKHTYQGVLDHLDYLESLNVNVIELMPVNEFDGNSSWGYNPNFYFAPDKYYGPKNDLKRLVDECHKRGMAVVIDLVLNHSWGQSPFYLMYKNGDKPSSDNPWYNVDHNFENPDAQWGEDFNHDSEATRALVDSINSYWMSEYKIDGFRFDFTKGFSNNYKPNDSDPWGSKYDQDRIDNLERMSSEIWKRNSDALVICEHLAENAEDKVLADYGMLLWGNMNTSGYKSLEGNGGDFTGADYKTRGFSNMNLIAYMESHDEERIAYKAETYGAINGSYNTREIPTMCERLRANGALFFLIPGPKMMWQFGEVGYDYSIDENGRTGEKPIRWDYIGELNRNKVYQDYARFAELKRNDEVFSTSDYDYSLNNKGKYIRLHLNGKEVVIVGNFDVSAKGITVDIPTSGTWHNMVTKETTQLSAGNNSINLQPGEYRILSNYDPDTSTGISDKLVNSEVNVYPIPASDRLFVESKSDVISYQVYDILGNKMSFSEIKYTSNEVWNIPLNGFDSGIYFLVLEYKNKNIEKVMFIVR; from the coding sequence ATGAAAAGAATTATACTATTAGTACTCTTATGGACAAGTATTGTAGGTGCAGGAGTTGCAGAGAATATTACTGATTTCTCTTTTACTACTGTTCCTGAAGAGTGTACATCAAATGCACCCATTACAATTCGTTTTGATGCCAAGAACTTCGATGTGGAATCAAAGTGGGGAGGTGCTTATGTTTGGATCTGGATTGATGGTGTTGGAAATCCATCAAACCAAGGAGATTGGAGTAATACGAATGATGCTTTTAAGATGACTAGAGAAGGTACTTCTTCTGTTTATACTTATACCTTCACTCCTACTACGCTATGGGCAGGAACAGATTTTAGTTCGATAAGTAGAATAGGATTCCTTGTGAAGGACAAATCAGGAAGTGGTAAAACCTCCGATTTATCAATCTCTTTTGCCGAGAATACGATAAGTGTTACAACTTCACCTGCTTCTTTTAATTCTGCTGATCAAGTGACATTGACAGTAGACACCAAAGGTCAAGATACGTTTGATGGTTGGGGGAATATCTACTTGTGGATTTGGCAAGAAGGTATGACTGGGGTTACGAATCCATCTGATCAAGGAACTTGGGGCGACACCAGTGAAAAGTATAAGATGGAGCATGTTCCAGGAACAACTAAATATAGATATACTTTTACTCCGACGGAGTTATGGCCAGGGATTCCAGGATCATTGATGTCTAAGCTAGGTGTGTTATTTAAAAAGAAGGATGGATCAAAGAGTTCGGATAACTTCTATTTTGATGTGACAAAAGGTGGCTTTATGCTTGATACGGAGGGATTAGATAACGGACAACAAATTTTAGAAGGTTCTACTCTATCGTTTACTTCAACGGCCACTGAATCCGCTTCATTATCCATATACATTGATAATATAAAAGTTAAAGAAGTTTCGGGTAATACAATTAGTTACGACTTTATTCCTAGTGGTGTGAAGTCAGGAACAATAGAGATTCAAGCTGCTAAAGGCGGACAAGTAATTAGCAATAAATTTACTTATTTATCTTATGGTGCAACGGTTTCAGAAGAACGTCCTGAAGGTGCTATTGCAGGGATCTCTTATCCTACAGCCACTTCGGCCAGGTTAGTGCTTTATGCCCCAAATAAACAGAATGTATTTGTTTTAGGAGATTTCAATACATGGGAGGTCTCTTCTCCTTATCAAATGAAAAGAGATGGAGATTACTATTGGTTAGATATCAATGGACTTACGTCAGGTGAAGAGTATGCATTCCAATATTTTATTGATGGAACGATTTTAGTTGCGGACCCTTATACCGATAAGATTCTTGACCCATGGAATGATCAGTACATTACGAATGAAACATATCCAGATTTAAAAGGGTATCCTGTAGGCAAGACAGAAGGCATTGTATCAGTATTGCAGCCTGGACAAACACCTTACAAGTGGAGTGTAAATGACTTTACTGTACCACAGTCGAGCAAGTTAATGATATATGAGTTATTAGTAAGAGATTTTGATTCAAAACATACTTACCAGGGGGTCTTAGATCATTTAGACTATCTGGAAAGCTTAAATGTGAATGTGATTGAATTGATGCCAGTGAATGAGTTCGATGGTAATAGCAGTTGGGGTTATAATCCGAACTTCTACTTTGCACCAGATAAATATTATGGTCCAAAGAATGATCTAAAACGTTTGGTGGATGAGTGTCATAAAAGAGGCATGGCTGTAGTGATTGACCTTGTATTAAATCACTCATGGGGTCAAAGTCCATTTTATCTTATGTATAAGAATGGAGATAAGCCTTCTAGTGATAACCCTTGGTATAATGTGGATCATAACTTTGAAAATCCTGATGCCCAATGGGGTGAAGATTTTAACCATGATAGCGAAGCTACAAGAGCTTTGGTGGATAGTATAAACAGTTATTGGATGTCTGAATATAAGATTGATGGTTTCCGTTTCGATTTTACGAAAGGTTTCTCCAATAACTACAAGCCAAATGATTCAGATCCATGGGGATCTAAGTATGATCAAGATCGAATTGATAACTTAGAACGGATGAGTAGTGAGATTTGGAAGCGAAATTCAGATGCTTTAGTTATATGTGAGCATTTAGCAGAGAACGCAGAGGATAAAGTGTTGGCTGATTATGGTATGTTACTTTGGGGTAATATGAATACTAGTGGATATAAATCATTAGAAGGAAATGGTGGTGATTTTACTGGTGCAGATTACAAGACTCGTGGATTTAGTAACATGAATCTTATTGCATATATGGAGAGTCATGATGAAGAGAGAATTGCATACAAAGCAGAGACTTATGGGGCTATAAATGGCAGTTACAATACTCGTGAGATTCCTACGATGTGTGAACGTTTACGTGCAAATGGAGCTCTATTCTTCTTAATTCCAGGCCCTAAGATGATGTGGCAATTTGGTGAAGTTGGATATGATTATTCTATTGATGAAAATGGAAGGACCGGAGAAAAGCCAATACGTTGGGATTATATTGGAGAGCTTAATAGAAATAAGGTTTATCAAGATTATGCACGCTTTGCTGAATTAAAAAGGAATGATGAGGTGTTTTCAACATCTGATTACGACTACTCATTAAACAATAAAGGTAAATATATTCGTCTACATTTAAATGGAAAAGAGGTTGTTATCGTTGGTAATTTTGATGTAAGTGCAAAGGGTATTACTGTGGATATCCCAACATCAGGAACTTGGCATAATATGGTGACTAAAGAGACGACTCAATTATCTGCTGGTAATAATAGTATTAATCTACAGCCCGGTGAGTATCGTATTCTATCAAATTATGATCCAGATACTAGTACTGGGATCTCTGATAAACTAGTGAATTCAGAAGTGAATGTTTATCCTATTCCTGCATCGGATCGACTATTTGTGGAGAGTAAATCTGATGTAATATCTTACCAAGTATATGACATATTAGGAAATAAAATGTCTTTTTCTGAAATAAAATATACATCGAATGAAGTGTGGAATATCCCATTAAATGGGTTTGATTCAGGGATATACTTCTTGGTGCTGGAATATAAAAATAAGAATATTGAGAAAGTCATGTTTATTGTTCGCTAA